A section of the Citrus sinensis cultivar Valencia sweet orange chromosome 8, DVS_A1.0, whole genome shotgun sequence genome encodes:
- the LOC102630889 gene encoding probable beta-D-xylosidase 5, which produces MKPQYHLSLCLAILLLLTTQCTPQQFACDKSKSETSQFPFCNSSLTYEDRAKNLVSLLTLKEKVQQLVNTATGIPRLGVPSYEWWGEALHGVSNVGPAVRFNATVPGATSFPAVILSAASFNASLWLKMGQVVSTEARAMYNVGQAGLTYWSPNVNVFRDPRWGRGQETPGEDPLVVSKYAVNYVRGLQEIGDSKNSSSDRLKVSSCCKHYTAYDVDNWKGVDRFHFDAKVTKQDLEDTYQPPFKSCVQEGHVSSVMCSYNRVNGIPTCADPNLLKGVVRDQWGLDGYIVSDCDSIQVYDTAIRYTATPEDAVALALNAGLNMNCGDYLGKYTENAVNMSKVKESVVDQALIYNYIVLMRLGFFDGDPKSQPLGNLGPSDVCTDDHKSLALDAARQGIVLLGNNGALPLSSNATQNLAVIGPNANATNVMISNYAGIPCGYTSPLQGLQEYVSAVTYAPGCSNVKCQDDSLIEPAAKAAAAADVVVVVVGLDQSIEAEGLDRENLTLPGYQEKLVMEVANATKGTVILVVMAAGPVDISFAKSNRKIGGILWVGYPGQAGGDAIAQIIFGDYNPAGRSPFTWYPQQYVDQLPMTDMNMRANATANLPGRTYRFYSGKTVYPFGHGLSYSSFSKFIVSAPSTVLIKKNRNSIHSSHAQAIDVTTVNCKDLHFHVVIGVKNNGPMSGSHVVLIFWKPPSASTAGAPNVELVGFERVDVQKGKTKNVTVGFDVCQGLNLVDTDGQRKLVIGLHTLIVGSPSERQVRHHLNVRLARSASETDLAIM; this is translated from the exons ATGAAACCCCAATATCACTTATCGCTTTGCCTTGCAATACTCCTCTTATTAACAACCCAATGTACCCCTCAACAATTTGCATGTGACAAGAGCAAGTCAGAAACAAGCCAGTTCCCATTTTGCAACTCCTCATTAACTTATGAGGACCGAGCCAAGAACCTAGTTTCACTCTTAACTCTGAAAGAAAAGGTGCAACAATTAGTAAACACAGCCACAGGCATTCCCAGGCTCGGCGTGCCATCCTACGAATGGTGGGGCGAGGCGCTACACGGCGTCTCAAACGTTGGACCCGCTGTGCGTTTTAATGCCACGGTGCCCGGTGCGACAAGCTTCCCAGCTGTAATTTTATCAGCTGCTAGTTTTAATGCAAGTTTGTGGCTCAAGATGGGGCAAGTGGTGTCAACCGAGGCTCGTGCCATGTACAACGTTGGTCAAGCCGGGTTGACGTACTGGAGTCCTAATGTTAATGTGTTCCGTGACCCGAGATGGGGCCGTGGCCAAGAAACCCCCGGAGAGGATCCATTAGTGGTATCAAAATATGCTGTGAATTATGTTAGAGGTTTGCAAGAAATAGGTGATAGCAAAAATTCATCTAGTGACAGGCTTAAGGTCTCCAGTTGTTGCAAGCATTATACTGCTTATGACGTTGACAATTGGAAAGGTGTTGATAGATTTCACTTTGATGCAAAG GTGACAAAGCAAGACCTGGAAGACACGTATCAGCCACCATTTAAGAGTTGTGTACAGGAGGGACACGTAAGTAGTGTAATGTGCTCGTACAATAGAGTAAACGGAATTCCAACATGTGCTGATCCAAATTTGCTCAAAGGAGTTGTTAGAGACCAATGGGGTCTTGATGG ATATATAGTGTCAGATTGCGACTCTATTCAGGTTTATGACACTGCCATACGTTACACCGCCACGCCTGAAGATGCAGTGGCCCTTGCTTTGAACGCAG GTTTAAACATGAACTGTGGGGATTATCTGGGGAAGTATACAGAGAATGCAGTTAACATGAGCAAGGTTAAAGAATCTGTGGTGGATCAGGCATTAATATACAACTACATTGTCCTCATGAGGCTAGGCTTCTTCGATGGGGATCCCAAATCACAGCCACTGGGGAATTTAGGACCGTCCGATGTTTGTACAGATGATCATAAGTCCTTGGCTCTTGATGCAGCTAGGCAAGGAATAGTTTTGCTAGGTAACAACGGAGCTCTTCCTTTGTCTTCAAATGCCACCCAGAACTTAGCTGTTATAGGACCAAATGCTAATGCCACCAATGTGATGATAAGCAACTATGCTGGCATACCTTGTGGCTATACTAGTCCTTTACAGGGCCTGCAAGAGTATGTGTCCGCTGTGACATATGCACCAGGTTGTAGCAATGTGAAATGCCAAGACGACTCCCTTATTGAACCGGCAGCTAAGGCTGCAGCCGCGGCTGATGTTGTTGTCGTGGTTGTGGGCCTTGATCAGTCTATAGAAGCAGAAGGGCTCGATAGAGAGAACTTGACTTTACCAGGATATCAAGAAAAGCTGGTGATGGAAGTAGCTAATGCTACAAAAGGGACAGTGATTCTTGTTGTTATGGCTGCTGGTCCTGTTGATATCTCTTTTGCAAAAAGCAATAGGAAAATTGGAGGGATATTGTGGGTGGGATATCCAGGACAAGCTGGTGGAGATGCGATAGCTCAAATCATCTTTGGAGACTATAATCCAG CTGGAAGGTCTCCGTTTACATGGTATCCGCAACAGTATGTAGATCAGTTGCCAATGACAGACATGAACATGAGAGCCAATGCCACAGCTAATCTCCCCGGAAGAACCTACAGGTTTTACTCGGGCAAAACCGTCTACCCATTTGGCCACGGACTAAGCTACTCATCGTTCTCCAAGTTTATAGTCTCGGCTCCTTCCACAGtactcataaaaaaaaatcgaaacaGCATACACTCTTCTCATGCTCAAGCCATTGATGTCACCACAGTAAACTGCAAAGACTTGCATTTTCACGTTGTCATTGGTGTCAAGAACAACGGGCCAATGAGCGGTTCTCATGTTGTGCTAATATTTTGGAAGCCACCAAGTGCATCAACAGCCGGGGCCCCAAATGTGGAGTTGGTTGGGTTTGAGAGAGTGGATGTGCAGAAGGGCAAAACCAAGAATGTGACAGTAGGGTTTGACGTGTGCCAAGGGCTTAATCTTGTGGATACCGATGGACAAAGGAAGCTGGTCATAGGGCTGCACACCCTTATTGTTGGATCTCCAAGTGAGCGCCAAGTGAGGCACCATCTCAATGTTAGGCTTGCTAGAAGTGCAAGTGAAACAGACTTAGCAATCATGTAG
- the LOC102630381 gene encoding uncharacterized protein LOC102630381 produces MSSVSRSRSRSRSRSPLDRKIRSDRFSYRDAPYRRGSRRGYSQSNLCKNCKRPGHFARECPNVAICHNCGLPGHIASECTTKALCWNCREPGHMAGNCPNEGICHTCGKAGHRARDCTAPPLPPGDLRLCNNCYKQGHFAADCTNDKACNNCRKTGHLARDCPNDPICNLCNVSGHVARHCPKSGGLGDRYSGGSGARGSGGSGARGGGYRDIVCRNCQQLGHMSRDCMGPLMVCHNCGGRGHLAYECPSGRFLDRYSRRY; encoded by the exons ATGAGTTCTGTCAGCAGGAGCCGAAGCAGGAGCAGGAGCAGGAGCCCGCTGGATCGTAAGATCCGCTCTGATCGCTTCTCCTACCGTGATGCACCATACAGGAGAGGGTCTCGTCGGGGTTACAg CCAAAGTAATCTTTGCAAGAATTGCAAACGGCCAGGTCATTTTGCTAGAGAGTGCCCTAATGTGGCAATTTGTCACAATTGTGGTCTTCCAGG CCACATTGCTTCAGAATGCACTACAAAGGCATTATGTTGGAATTGCCGGGAACCAGGGCACATGGCTGGCAACTGTCCAAATGAGGGCATCTGCCACACCTGTGGCAAAGCTGGACATCGTGCAAGAGACTGCACTGCTCCCCCACTGCCACCTGGGGACTTGAGATTGTGCAACAACTGCTATAAGCAGGGTCATTTTGCAGCTGATTGTACAAATGACAAGGCTTGCAACAACTGTAGGAAGACAGGTCACCTGGCACGGGATTGTCCCAATGATCCCATCTGTAACTTGTGCAATGTTTCTGGACATGTTGCTAGACACTGTCCAAAATCTGGCGGTCTTGGAGATCGCTACAGTGGTGGCAGTGGTGCTCGTGGCAGTGGGGGCAGTGGTGCTCGTGGTGGTGGTTACCGAGACATAGTATGTAGAAACTGCCAGCAGCTGGGACATATGAGCAGGGATTGTATGGGACCGTTGATGGTCTGTCACAACTGTGGTGGACGAGGACACCTAGCATATGAGTGCCCTTCAGGGAGGTTCTTGGACCGCTATTCTCGAAGGTACTGA